The region ACGTCGGCCCCCACGGCCGCCTCCTTGGGATCGGTAGTCAGCATCACCTTGCTGCCCTGCTCGGCGGCGGCGGCTTTGGCCTCCAGCACCACCTGGGGGTTGGGCGCGTACGCCGGCGGGGTGGCCACGGAAATATCCATCCCCACCTTGGCGCAGGTATGGAGAAGGGCGTTGACCATGTTATTGCCGTCGCCCACGTAGGCCATCTTGAGGCCCTTGGCCCGCCCCTTGCGCTCGACGACGGTGAAAACGTCGGTCAGCGCCTGGCAAGGGTGAAGGTAGTCGGTCAGGCCGTTGATAACCGGGATATCCGCGTAGCGGGCCAGTTCCTCCACTTCGGCGTGCGAAAAAGTACGGATCATGATGCCGTCCAGATAACGCGACAGCACCCTCGCAGTATCCTTCACCGGCTCGCCGCGGCCGATCTGCAGGTCGCTCGCGCTAAGAAACAGCGCGGTCCCGCCCAGTTGCCACATGCCCGCCTCGAATGAAACACGGGTCCTGGTGGATGCCTTCTGAAAAATCATCCCCAGCGTCTTGCCCTTCAGCAGATGGTGAGGTTCGCCCTTCTTCTGCCTGGCCTTGAGCTGCTGGGCGAGATCGAAAATCCGG is a window of Selenomonadales bacterium 4137-cl DNA encoding:
- the argF gene encoding ornithine carbamoyltransferase — encoded protein: MKGKDLLSVNDLTVDEVYRIFDLAQQLKARQKKGEPHHLLKGKTLGMIFQKASTRTRVSFEAGMWQLGGTALFLSASDLQIGRGEPVKDTARVLSRYLDGIMIRTFSHAEVEELARYADIPVINGLTDYLHPCQALTDVFTVVERKGRAKGLKMAYVGDGNNMVNALLHTCAKVGMDISVATPPAYAPNPQVVLEAKAAAAEQGSKVMLTTDPKEAAVGADVLYTDVWASMGQEAEQAARKSAFAGYQINEALLKLAKPDAIVLHCLPAHRGEEITDAVMEGPQSAIFDEAENRLHVQKAIMALLMGD